AATTAAAGGGAACCCAACCACAATAACAAGCCGGATtttcagagtggctttgcacctgcagagcccactgGCTTCAGCTGGGAACAACAAACTCTTTGGGTGTTTGAAGTTCAGATTCTTAGAATcaaaaaaataatgcaaagtGTGCTTAAGGCTCATTTCACAAGTATATGGCGCATATGAAAGGAATCCCTCATTCAGTTAAAGACCTGCTTTTATATTAGCAATTTAAAAGCCCAGGCACAATTTCTGatcttacaggaaaaaaatctgactgATTTAGAATTTGTCTGAAATTCTACTTAATCaagcataattttaaaaagttactaAGGAGCTACGTCTTGTATTATTTCATAAACAGTTCATTTTCATTCAGCAACATTCAGTGAAAAATCTTTATAAGTAACATTTATTATTCACAGTTTGTCACCTAGAAAAGTCACAGCCAAGCAGTGCTACGTTTAGAGCCATTTCTCTACATATTTGCCTTTTTTAGGCTTCACCCTTTATATCTGCTAGTGGCCACTATCAGGAAAAAGGATTTTGATCATCTGAACTGTACATTTGTCCGGTACAATGGATATTTCACATCTACAGGTTCTTCCATATCTTACACATTCATTTCCCTCTACTCAAGTGAACCATGCAGGTCTGAAAAGCAAGATATTCTTTTAATGATTTCTGATATGATAAACCTGCCTCCTCACTGAATGATACTTTTGAAACAATTTCCTTTGGTGATTCACCTGCACTTTATATTAGTTTCCATGTTTATTAGTAACAGTGAAACTTGAGAACTCTGCACCTCTCCTATTCAGTATCAAACTGTAGCCATTTCTCAGAAAGTCCAGGTGGAAGTGCAGACAATCTCTAAACAAATATTTAGACTAAGACCTAGGCCCTCTAGTTTAGTGTTTGATCTAGAGGAGGAGACTCCTGTTGTTCCTATTGTAAATTGGTAGATCCTGCAAAAAGCAATGCTGAAATCAAATTTACCTGTCATTTTCCCGGGACCTCAGCTGTAAATCAAGGCCACATGAATATAATACTCTACAAATCATCTTACACAAAAGCCCTGTGAATAAACATTGGTGGATCCTATTAAGGGAACACTGATTGGATTGCGAGGATTTTTGTAGGTTATTTTGCAGCTGCTGTCCGTTAAACCTCCTCCAGATCACCCTGCTTTGCCCAAGTACAGCTCAGGTAACAtgaacagcagcaggacagtgtgtgtgctgtcccagctgaggaGGAAGGGACTGCTGCAGAGAGACTTCTGAGACCTGCCCTCGTGCTGGGGCTGACACTAGCAGTTGCAGGGCTGACCTGTGTGAATGAAGGTGTGTTTCTTCATATCAGATTTCTGGTGGAACCGCTTCCCACAGTACTGGCACGGATAGGGTCGGGTGTCTGAGTGGATGAGCAGGTGGGTGGAGAGAGTAGAGGATCTCTTAAAACTCTTGCCACAAATCTTACAATCAAAGCTGCGTTCCTGCAGAGAGATGAGCCCAGACACACACATCACACCAATGATCTCATCAGCAACAAACTGCCCAGCAGCATGTGAGTGTTGCCCCTTGTGCATTAGCAAGAACTTGCACTTCTCCAGAGAGCTGGACTGGCCTACACAGATAACACTGGCTTGATAGTAGCACCACATGATAAAAAAGATAATAGATCTCCTAGTGCTGTGCACTACTAAAATGTAATTGAATAGCTCTTCCTGGTGGCAGGAATGGCCAGGTGGGAGCAACCCCAATGGACTAGGCAGAGTCTGCCAACACACTTTATCAGAGGCCTGAGACACAATCACTCTACTGGGAAGCCCAACAGCTGCAGCACTGTTCAGAGGCCACCTCTCCACTGTACACAGGAAAGTGGGTGCCAAGGGCTGCTTGGGTCTCTTGGGAAATCCCTCTGGTAGACTGAGTTCTGGCATGGTAACAACTAACTGGTTTTTTTAGTTCCATTAAAATTCAAGTGGAAGGTATGTAGAGCACCTGGGACAGCTTTTCAGCTTACTACTTTAACATATAAACCCCCATATATTAAGATCTTACTGTCTTTCACCTCTCCCTCACACACTCCTCTCCATCAGTTATGTATCAGTTATGTATACCACATATCATCTCTTCTTTACATCCCTCAACTTGCATTGcaccttcctcttccttctttgCTTTCTTCAATGCTTTCAGAGAATCACCTTCTTTATTTGGCTTTTTTGCATTCTCCCCAAAATGCTGTCCCCTCCATGGACACATTATGCAGTGCTGCTCTTTTCACCATTGATTCATGGATAATGAGAAATCTCCCTTCATTGTATGCTCTGCTGGTTGCACACTCACAAAATTATAAAGAGCAAAAAAACATTACTGTAACTCTATCCTCCAAAAGTCAATCTGAAGAAGGAAGATTTGCTGGGTCAGGTGGGTGGGGAAGGGGAAATATGGCATGGTATCAGCAGGTGGAAAATGTTACAAGTCCTCCTACCAAAATTAACCACCATATTCTTTTGGTGTGTGACTCAGTGTGTCGAGACGGGTGAAGTCAGTGCCCTATACCTGAATGGTCGTTTAGATGTTCCCTGCACTGACAAAAATTACTACAAACAAGGGAAGACTCACTTCTTTgtgggagggaggagaaagAATGAGGAGTGCTGCATCAGAAGAAATCCCACTGAGTTGCTttagctgttaaaaaaaatagccAACGTCTGCATTACCATTTCCAGCTCTGAGAgtgaatatttattattttctgttacTACTTGAGTGCCAGAAGTGCACATTGCTTAATACAGACTATGCAGGAAAGGTCTGAAGAATAGAAACAAAGCCTGTGTTCTTTAATTACCTGATAGCTCCTCTGCACGCTAACTGGCCACCCTTTCCTCTGATTGTCACCATATTCTTCACCTACAACTGCCCACTGCAGCTCTCCACGTTCTCTTCCCCTCCTCAGTATAGGTCTCTGCCTCCTTGCCCTGTATTTGCCttcgtggcttccccagccagcaGAATGGAGCAGCTGGCCCTGGCCCCCGGCCGCCCATGCTGGCAGCCTGCCTGCTCTCACCTGCGAGTGCACGGCCttgtgctgctccaggctgactGCATGGCCGAAGGTCTTGCCACACATGTCACAGGCAAAGGGCCTCGTGCCGCTGTGTGAGCGGCGCACGTGTACCTCAAGGCCATGCGGTGTGGAGAAGACCTGAGGAAACAGAGTACACAGCGTCAAGGTTGCCAGGGAGAAAGGGCTGGGGGGTGTCAATCCAGCGCGGGAGAAAGGGATCCCTACCTTGCTGCACTTGACACACTTGTAAGAGCCAGCGCTGATGAGCAGGGGGCGGCACAGAAGGTCAGACTCCACTTTGATGCCAGCTGgccccttctcctgctgcagtcCAGGCTGCGTTTCGGCATAGagtccaggagctgctgctggcggccGCTCAAACAGCCCCGGGCCCGGGGAGCTGAAGTCACCGTACAGTCCCAGGGAAGAGCTGCACTCGGCCCCATAGAGGGCGGGCTCCGAGCCTCGGTCGCAgaagagccccagggctgaggtCCGCTCCAGCGCCGGGCAGGGCCTGTAGCTTTGCACGAGGTGCCTGAGCTCGGAGCCACCCAGGCTGTTCCACATGTAGGGTTTGAAGGGCACCGAGAAAGGGGATGCTTCTTCTAGGGACGGACACACAGATCTCTCCGAGGCTGTGGAAACACAAGGGCATGGGAATTGGTGCACTTCACAATCCACACTATAATGAGGCAGAGCAGTCTCAGCATCCAGGCTTATGTCCAGAGCCTGACTCCTGGACTGCACTTTGAGCCTGCCCTTTCATCTCAATGGGAGGACATTTTATATTGCATATTACAATCTGAGTGTCCAGTACTAACTCCTTACCCAGTTATTACTCCAGCCAAATTATTTAAACCCAACATCAATTTTGTCTACTTCCTACTCTGGATACCTCATGTGTACACACTGATCTGACTAGCAAGACTCTAAACGACTCAGTCTGCAACTTCCTACCGTTTTATCTGCAGCTTCTTTGAAACATGTATCTACTGTATCCTAAGATGGACATCAAAACTGACAGTCCACATGTTTAAGCTCTGATGGagatcacacacacacaatatatatatatgtgtgtgtgtgtgtctgtgcaaaTATAACATTACAGAGGTGCCAGGCAGAGCAAATGTGCTGAGATTTAGCTTgtcaacaaaatgaaaaaaacttgTTGCACAATTTAATGCCCAAATCTAGTCTTTCAACTTAATGCCACAACTGACCATAACTATACTGCAGAATAACTTAAATAAGTAACAGCTTCTAAGGTGCTTGCATGTTATGCTTcactttttcagaaaaaaaaaaacttctcatCTGAAAGAAAATCATAGCTGTTTCAGATTGCTCCGAGGTTCTCCATATAAAGAAATTGAGTCCACCCAAAACACAGTGCTTTGTAAAATCATTGGGATGGGCCACATCCAAACATGAAGACACAAACTCATTTTCCTAGCAGTCATAATCAAAGCAAATTTCCACCAGGGCAAGCTTAAGTGGCTTTCGCAGGCTCAAAGAGGCTTGCCTTCAGCAGTGGCATCTGACCAATGCAGTGGGCACATGAGTCACACTTGGGGAGCCGAGTCCGATACAACGGCAGGAGCACAGCTTTTGAGAGGAGTCTCTAAAGGCACAACTGCTCAAGGAGCCTCACATGGAGGAAAGCACAGCTGGGATGGAACATGAGGCACCAGACCCCAACAGCGTCTGCCAGAGATGCTGATTATTGCCTGAGGTGCACTGCTTTCACTCCTTATCATaagaggcagcagcactgggagagtCAAATGTCTCCACTGGACAAGTTTTAGTGAGGCAAGGAAGAGATGAATCAATTAACTACTGAAATGCTGATGTCTTCATGGAGATATTGGCTTCCCTTATAACTTGGGCTTCCAGAGTAACCTCCTTTAACCCACTTGTCCACCCACAATGAATCTCTTACTTATTCATGTCAGCTCCCACGGCTTTTTCAGCCTTTGGCAAACCCAGATAAATGGGGTGGACTGAGCAAAGAAGGCACGATGTGTTAGGCTATCCACTTGGATAGGCAAGTGGTCACCGAGGGATTACAGAAGGCAGAAGGAAACGAGGTTAAAATTGAGCTTTGAATGACTTGACTTTTTCCTATCTTTTACATAATTTCAGATGTTCACAGTCTCAAATTCTTCCATTGAAATTAGCAGTCTTTTGGTTGGAAATATACGCACACATACCAGCTGGGACATTTGAAGAGAGTGATGAAATCAAATTAGCTGACATGGTGTTCAGCATGATTTTTCCTGTTCTGCACTGACTGCAACATTGTGGTCAGCATCACATCATCTATCTTGTGTCTTTGCAACCAGTTTCAGTGTTGCCATCTCACATGATTTTATCACAAAATTCAAACCTATCTTAAAGTCCCAGCTCTTGAAATGGCATGATTTCATCAGgccctcagctctgcttttgtttgttcttgttataagtttatttttgccttttaaagTCAACTTGTAGCTCAAACTGTAAGAAAAGCATGAAAACATAAACCCTCAGTATTTCAACACTAGAACTGAATATCCACAAGGTATTACTTACAATCTTGACTTCTGAGCCAGCTCATTGAGTGAGAGGGAAGGCTGACCTGATTTTTGAGCCCTTGGAATTGGCAATACAGTACACAGTGAACATTGCACCACAGATCAGTTTGCGTGCAATGTTCCTTCCATCACCTCACATGCTTTGGAGCCCTCTCAAGCACAAATGCAGGGTATTTCCTCACAATATACTCAAGCTATCCAAGCTTAGTGGCAAAGCAACCTCCAAACTCTGCTCTCCCACACTGCAAGGCATTTCTGTATGTGCCTCTTCTCCACAGCACCTAGGGGGGAGCAGAGACGCAGAGAAATATTCTCCCTCATTTTCCTAGAAATTCTGTGCAGCCGTTATAGAGACTacttctgggggaaaaaaaaaaaaaaaaaaccaaaatcagtgCTTGTTTTTGAAGCTAAGACAAACTCAACCTTAAATGGTTGGCAACAGATTGATAAGCACAGCAAAAAAAGATTGGAGCATCCTCTTACACAAAACACCACATTTTCTGCGCAACTCCATTATACCCAGGAAAAGTCTTTCTCCTTCTGCATCATCAACAGGCTCATCAGGAGCTACTAATATTGCTGCACTGAGCTGTCATGCACCTTCTGCATATGCACATGTGTGTGATTAGACACATGTAGAAAGGTGAGATTAAATAAAGTGATTTGCGCTGGTGGAGTTAACAGCTACTATGTCTGTGTGTTGTATGACTGCCTacatcagcagcacagcactcaAAGACCAAAGTGAAATAAACACAGCTTTCACTGCATATTGAATTGCAACCTGCAGCTGTGTTCACTTCCAGAGATACTGG
The genomic region above belongs to Zonotrichia albicollis isolate bZonAlb1 chromosome 8, bZonAlb1.hap1, whole genome shotgun sequence and contains:
- the GFI1 gene encoding zinc finger protein Gfi-1 isoform X1 gives rise to the protein MPRSFLVKSKKAHSYHQPRSADEDYSLRLETVLAQICADPCKIPEDTELCRTALPDPEPSRGRFSPESHLTEVADGTSESAPSCEGSVCDRVSEFEDFWRPPSPSVSPASERSVCPSLEEASPFSVPFKPYMWNSLGGSELRHLVQSYRPCPALERTSALGLFCDRGSEPALYGAECSSSLGLYGDFSSPGPGLFERPPAAAPGLYAETQPGLQQEKGPAGIKVESDLLCRPLLISAGSYKCVKCSKVGIPFSRAGLTPPSPFSLATLTLCTLFPQVFSTPHGLEVHVRRSHSGTRPFACDMCGKTFGHAVSLEQHKAVHSQERSFDCKICGKSFKRSSTLSTHLLIHSDTRPYPCQYCGKRFHQKSDMKKHTFIHTGEKPHKCQVCGKAFSQSSNLITHSRKHTGFKPFGCDLCGKGFQRKVDLRRHRETQHGLK
- the GFI1 gene encoding zinc finger protein Gfi-1 isoform X2, which produces MPRSFLVKSKKAHSYHQPRSADEDYSLRLETVLAQICADPCKIPEDTELCRTALPDPEPSRGRFSPESHLTEVADGTSESAPSCEGSVCDRVSEFEDFWRPPSPSVSPASERSVCPSLEEASPFSVPFKPYMWNSLGGSELRHLVQSYRPCPALERTSALGLFCDRGSEPALYGAECSSSLGLYGDFSSPGPGLFERPPAAAPGLYAETQPGLQQEKGPAGIKVESDLLCRPLLISAGSYKCVKCSKVFSTPHGLEVHVRRSHSGTRPFACDMCGKTFGHAVSLEQHKAVHSQERSFDCKICGKSFKRSSTLSTHLLIHSDTRPYPCQYCGKRFHQKSDMKKHTFIHTGEKPHKCQVCGKAFSQSSNLITHSRKHTGFKPFGCDLCGKGFQRKVDLRRHRETQHGLK